A stretch of Physeter macrocephalus isolate SW-GA chromosome 6, ASM283717v5, whole genome shotgun sequence DNA encodes these proteins:
- the SLC35E3 gene encoding solute carrier family 35 member E3 → MAALADRVRGSGRIAAGLLLNLLVSICIVFLNKWIYVHYGFPNMSLTLVHFVVTWLGLYVCQKLDMFAPKSLPPSKLLLLALSFCGFVVFTNLSLQNNTIGTYQLAKAMTTPVIIVIQTFCYKKTFSTKIQLTLIPITVGVILNSYYDVKFNFLGTVFAALGVFVTSLYQVWVGAKQHELQVNSMQLLYYQAPMSSAMLLVAVPFFEPVFAEGGIFGPWSVSALLMVLLSGVIAFMVNLSIYWIIGNTSPVTYNMFGHFKFCITLFGGYVLFKDPLSINQGLGMLCTLFGILAYTHFKLSEQEGSKSKLVQRP, encoded by the exons ATGGCAGCGCTGGCGGACAGAGTACGAGGCAGCGGGCGCATCGCCGCCGGGCTCCTGCTCAACCTACTGGTGTCCATCTGCATCGTGTTCCTCAACAAATGGATCTATGTCCACTACGGCTTCCCCAACATGAGCCTGACCCTGGTGCACTTCGTGGTAACTTGGCTGGGCTTGTACGTCTGCCAGAAACTGGACATGTTTGCCCCCAAAAGTCTGCCGCCTTCCAAGCTCCTCCTCCTGGCCCTCAGCTTCTGTGGCTTCGTGGTCTTCACCAATTTATCTCTGCAGAACAACACCATAGGCACCTATCAGCTGGCCAAGGCCATGACCACGCCGGTGATCATAGTCATCCAGACCTTCTGCTATAAGAAAACCTTCTCCACCAAAATACAGCTCACGCTG ATTCCTATAACTGTAGGTGTAATCCTAAATTCTTATTACGATGTGAAGTTTAATTTCCTTGGAACGGTGTTTGCTGCTCTTGGTGTTTTTGTTACATCCCTTTATCAAGtg TGGGTAGGAGCCAAACAGCATGAATTGCAAGTAAACTCGATGCAGTTGCTGTACTACCAGGCCCCGATGTCATCTGCCATGTTGCTGGTCGCCGTGCCCTTCTTTGAGCCGGTGTTCGCAGAAGGAGGAATATTTGGTCCCTGGTCAGTCTCTGCTTTG CTGATGGTCCTGCTCTCTGGAGTAATAGCTTTCATGGTGAACTTATCGATTTATTGGATCATTGGGAACACTTCACCAGTCAC CTATAACATGTTTGGACACTTCAAGTTCTGCATTACTTTATTTGGAGGATATGTTTTATTTAAGGATCCATTGTCCATTAATCAAGGTCTTGGCATGTTATGTACACTATTTGGCATTCTTGCCTATACCCATTTTAAACTCAGTGAACAGGAAGGAAGTAAGAGTAAATTGGTGCAACGTCCTTAA